From Candidatus Babeliales bacterium:
GACAACCGCGAATCTTGATAACTTCAATTTTATTGAGCGCAAATCGGGCATTTACCTACATAATCAAATCACCGACTACCCATTTCAAATGAATCTGCACGGGCGAGATGCCAGCATTATTTATGAATGCCTGGAAGGCTTTATTAACCGGAGCCAGTCTCTTAAAAAGCCACAAAACTTTTACGAATGGGTTTTAAAATATTTTGGCAAAGGCTTTGGCAAGTACTTCTTTTTCCCCTACCAAGAAAAAATTCTTTCTTTTGATGTAAAAAAACTAATGCCTTCATGGACCGGCCGCTTTGTACCACAAACAACGCTCAAAGATATTGTGTATGGTGCCATTAAATCCAAAACCGGCGTTGGCTACAACAGCTCATTTTATTATCCAAAACAGGGTGGCATTGAATTTATTATCAAAAAAATTATCCCTCAATTACGCAACCCACTTTACTTAAACCATCAAACTTCAACCATTGATGTGGTAAGCAAACGAGTACATTTTGACAACGGCAACCATGCAACGTTTGAGCATTTAGTTACCACCATGCCCCTCAACACGCTCCTACAACAAACAACCAACGCTTCACACACCACCTGGCATCAAGCAAGCTCCAAGCTTTTATGTGCAGGTGTTTTAAACTTTAATATCGGGTTTGATAAAGAGGATATTGCCGAGAAACAATGGCTTTATTACCCAGAAAAACAATATCCTTTTTATCGACTTGGCTTTTGGCATAACATCAACCCAACATCCGTAAAACAAGGTTGTAGCGCAATTTACGGCGAATGCTCATACCTACAAGGTTCAAAAACAATGAAGCAACTTGAACAGTTAGAGCACAACGCTCTTGGCAAAGCACTTGAAACGTTGAAGCTCACTAAAGACAACATCGTCACACAAAAGATTCTAAATCTTAAGCATGCCTACGTCATTTACGACCAATGGCGCGAAAAGAATTTGTTAAAACTTCTTGCACATTTGCACGAGCATAACATCCATTCAATTGGCCGTTTTGGCGAATGGAAATATTCAAGCATGCAAGAGGCGGTGCTTGATGGCAAAAAGGTAGCTGAACAAATTTTGACACAATTAGGCCATACACCAATAAAAAGACCACGAGCGCCGCAACAAACAAAAGGACTTGTCATATAACATTTTCAAAAGCATAACGTGTGCGTGAAAAGCTAAGAAAAAAAGGAGTAAGGGAAGCAATGAAGCAACTTGAATCGTTTTATAAAAACAAACAGGTCTTAGTTACGGGAGGCGCAGGTTTTATAGGCTCTCACTTGGTTGAAAAGCTCGTCGAACTTGGCGCACGCGTCAGCGTTTTGGACAATTTTTCTACCGGCAACCTGAACAATCTTCGCTCGGTACTTGCCCACATAAGCTTAATATACGCCGACGTTGTCCACTTGCACAGCGTACTCAAAGCAACCGCTCACAAAGACTTTGTTTTTCACTTGGCTGCCTTTGCTTCAGTCACACAGTCACTCAACTACGCAGACTTATGCTGGAAAATAAACGTTGACGGGACCAGAAACGTTCTTGAAGCCTGCCACCAAAACAATGTTAAAACGCTTGTTTTCTCTTCAAGTTCTGCCGTTTATGGCAACCAAACTACTAATTGCAATGAAACCGATACGCCAAAACCTTTGAGCCCGTACGCTAAAAGCAAATACGAAAGCGAAAAGCTGTGCAAAGAGTATGCTGAAAAATATGGTTTTAACACCACCTGTCTGCGCTACTTTAACGTTTATGGTAACCGCCAAAGCCCGCAAGGTATGTATGCAGCAGTTGTAGCTCAATTCAAAAATAATTTACTTGCACAAAAACCACTCACTATTTATGGCGACGGTAAACAAACGCGCGACTTCATTAATGTTGCCGATGTTGTACAAGCAAACTTGCGCCTGGCACTTTTAAACAAAAGCGTTGGCGAAGTTTTTAATATCGGCTCGGGCAAGAGCATGAACTTGTTTGAATTAATCGCTAATCTTGAACAAGAACTCAAAATTCAAAAAACCAATATCGACTTTAAACCTTCGCGCGAAAACGAAATTATGCACTCAC
This genomic window contains:
- a CDS encoding NAD-dependent epimerase/dehydratase family protein produces the protein MKQLESFYKNKQVLVTGGAGFIGSHLVEKLVELGARVSVLDNFSTGNLNNLRSVLAHISLIYADVVHLHSVLKATAHKDFVFHLAAFASVTQSLNYADLCWKINVDGTRNVLEACHQNNVKTLVFSSSSAVYGNQTTNCNETDTPKPLSPYAKSKYESEKLCKEYAEKYGFNTTCLRYFNVYGNRQSPQGMYAAVVAQFKNNLLAQKPLTIYGDGKQTRDFINVADVVQANLRLALLNKSVGEVFNIGSGKSMNLFELIANLEQELKIQKTNIDFKPSRENEIMHSQANCEKYQKVVTSL
- a CDS encoding FAD-dependent oxidoreductase, with protein sequence MPKVVILGAGLTGLSAAYHLEQAGFFDYQLFEKQDRAGGLLRSFQQDGFTFDFTGHLLHISDDYFRTFLQTTANLDNFNFIERKSGIYLHNQITDYPFQMNLHGRDASIIYECLEGFINRSQSLKKPQNFYEWVLKYFGKGFGKYFFFPYQEKILSFDVKKLMPSWTGRFVPQTTLKDIVYGAIKSKTGVGYNSSFYYPKQGGIEFIIKKIIPQLRNPLYLNHQTSTIDVVSKRVHFDNGNHATFEHLVTTMPLNTLLQQTTNASHTTWHQASSKLLCAGVLNFNIGFDKEDIAEKQWLYYPEKQYPFYRLGFWHNINPTSVKQGCSAIYGECSYLQGSKTMKQLEQLEHNALGKALETLKLTKDNIVTQKILNLKHAYVIYDQWREKNLLKLLAHLHEHNIHSIGRFGEWKYSSMQEAVLDGKKVAEQILTQLGHTPIKRPRAPQQTKGLVI